Proteins found in one Salinimonas lutimaris genomic segment:
- the dptF gene encoding DNA phosphorothioation-dependent restriction protein DptF → MRFVDALSVLSKASPYAVSTENKYPDPNNLLDKVKMDLYVTMPIEQKVKEVISLLNEQPRQVFFLCGSSGDGKSELLVNTIDEAEDHVRFHLDATHSFDPHENAVQTLDKLFDEFEQGELSLVVGINVGMLGNYEQEGRNALFKSAIKAYQHNKTGVAGFTFVSFEDYPKFQITPNGFQADFARKIMARITSPDSLLFKIYQQECANQPDAKSQRIVINYRLLCLPEVQDVIVELLFKARLVRDQFLTARGLLDFVYQLLTGASYLFDNLFSGGDNELADKLVEFDPALLRTKAIDRFLMGADLKLENKQFDAFCIEVAEKYDLPNLSNPKSYIRLFYLLKSREFEANFSLQFQRDFVQHLLSDYLDVYRAHVFYEDTPTCREKLKAFYNKKLISALRLYINRNAPQLSNKQFLVAQLDNYKIAAQLDIKPDIAAIKANKAVKPNTFFAHLKVGKELLAVEVNINLFELLDRINAGYRPSKNDRSAVILLNEVAGKIALIARESSELLISSESAQYKFSLDDDYIEAEEL, encoded by the coding sequence CGTTTCTACTGAAAATAAATATCCAGATCCGAATAACCTGCTAGATAAGGTCAAAATGGATTTGTACGTAACCATGCCGATTGAACAAAAAGTTAAAGAGGTCATATCTTTATTAAATGAGCAGCCTCGACAAGTCTTTTTCTTATGCGGTAGCAGTGGGGATGGTAAGTCTGAGTTGCTGGTTAATACCATCGATGAAGCTGAGGATCATGTTCGCTTCCATCTCGATGCAACCCACAGTTTTGACCCTCATGAAAATGCCGTGCAAACTCTTGATAAACTGTTTGACGAATTTGAGCAAGGGGAGCTTTCTTTAGTTGTTGGTATTAATGTCGGCATGTTGGGTAATTACGAACAAGAAGGGCGAAATGCGCTTTTCAAATCAGCAATAAAGGCTTATCAGCATAATAAGACAGGAGTGGCTGGTTTTACCTTTGTTAGCTTTGAAGACTATCCGAAATTTCAAATCACCCCAAACGGATTCCAAGCCGATTTTGCTCGCAAGATTATGGCTCGCATTACGTCACCCGATTCATTGTTGTTTAAAATCTATCAGCAAGAGTGCGCTAATCAACCTGATGCCAAAAGCCAACGCATAGTAATAAATTACCGTCTACTTTGTTTGCCAGAAGTGCAGGACGTTATCGTTGAGTTACTGTTTAAAGCCCGTTTGGTGCGAGACCAGTTTCTTACTGCCAGGGGGCTGTTAGATTTTGTCTATCAATTACTTACTGGTGCTAGCTATTTGTTCGATAACCTATTCAGCGGTGGCGACAATGAGCTGGCTGATAAGTTAGTTGAATTTGACCCGGCATTACTGCGCACTAAAGCGATAGATCGCTTTTTAATGGGGGCAGATCTTAAACTGGAAAATAAACAATTTGATGCGTTCTGTATTGAAGTCGCAGAAAAATATGATCTTCCCAACCTTTCGAATCCAAAGTCGTATATCAGATTGTTTTACTTGCTGAAAAGTAGGGAATTTGAGGCTAATTTCTCTCTGCAGTTTCAGCGAGATTTTGTACAACACCTACTTAGTGATTATCTCGATGTTTATCGAGCGCATGTTTTTTATGAGGACACACCCACGTGTAGGGAGAAGCTCAAAGCCTTTTACAATAAAAAGCTAATATCAGCGTTGCGCCTTTATATCAACCGTAATGCTCCGCAACTTTCTAACAAGCAGTTTCTCGTAGCGCAACTTGATAATTACAAAATAGCGGCACAGCTCGATATAAAGCCTGATATCGCAGCAATTAAAGCCAATAAGGCGGTTAAACCAAATACTTTTTTTGCTCATCTAAAAGTCGGGAAGGAATTATTAGCGGTTGAGGTCAACATTAACCTGTTTGAGTTGCTCGATCGGATTAATGCCGGATATCGGCCGAGCAAGAATGACCGCAGTGCGGTTATTCTACTTAACGAAGTTGCTGGTAAAATCGCCCTTATTGCCCGCGAGTCCAGCGAATTGCTGATCAGTTCAGAGTCTGCACAATATAAGTTCAGCCTGGATGACGACTACATTGAAGCTGAGGAGTTATAA
- the dptG gene encoding DNA phosphorothioation-dependent restriction protein DptG, whose amino-acid sequence MPLADILKPQDNSAAVYFPIAARSDKSNEFDWEIVNRFFVGELFSISANDKKLAQFQLRCKEHFLNKISDPAMWDVVEKIYFAKRGIKNIAPEMQIFCGSWTEDANPAPANRIVNVLMTLLGTLHLKPPVDAKLNFIEKEIRSAFQAEFKPEKSMVKGSAPIPYLPPLAEVLSADLHYLLSKQHYFLAHLSHLLRFYVFIYTCQIALSINGWKDGEPQKLKDCYFILDNEKASKERSMLRERGWKQVEKGIESLFPVLAMNESLQDKEQGIVPLWALYPNLTDDVLSKLIGYAVDFAKKRNLNFEPANITSLDEALSALLDLSKRQFYKGETRAAAGNKFIDFTKSALCSNFTRVRGSAGKVFVIDQEYLLLLTNLAIGEQGKLRLHELIIEFQKRGVFFDRESQTALVEFYERLGNVERLSDSGDAVYVKATI is encoded by the coding sequence ATGCCATTAGCCGATATACTTAAGCCTCAAGACAACAGCGCTGCAGTTTATTTTCCGATTGCCGCCCGCAGCGATAAAAGCAATGAGTTTGATTGGGAAATAGTGAACCGCTTCTTTGTCGGCGAGTTATTTTCAATTTCTGCAAATGACAAAAAACTCGCGCAGTTTCAACTGCGCTGTAAAGAGCACTTTCTAAATAAAATAAGTGATCCGGCAATGTGGGATGTGGTCGAAAAAATTTATTTCGCTAAGCGCGGTATTAAAAACATTGCTCCAGAAATGCAAATTTTTTGCGGTAGTTGGACTGAAGATGCGAATCCTGCACCAGCTAATCGTATCGTTAATGTACTAATGACCTTACTCGGTACTTTACATTTAAAGCCACCTGTCGATGCGAAGCTAAACTTTATTGAGAAAGAAATTCGATCTGCTTTTCAAGCCGAATTTAAGCCAGAAAAATCCATGGTTAAGGGATCTGCGCCAATACCATATCTGCCACCATTGGCAGAGGTTTTGAGTGCTGATTTACACTACTTGCTTAGCAAGCAGCATTACTTTCTGGCCCACCTTTCGCACCTTTTAAGGTTTTACGTTTTTATTTACACCTGTCAGATAGCGTTGTCGATAAACGGCTGGAAGGATGGTGAGCCACAAAAACTCAAAGATTGTTATTTTATATTGGATAACGAAAAAGCCAGCAAAGAGCGAAGCATGCTGCGCGAGCGCGGTTGGAAGCAGGTTGAGAAAGGCATCGAATCTTTATTTCCGGTGTTGGCAATGAACGAGTCTCTGCAGGACAAGGAGCAGGGGATAGTTCCGCTTTGGGCTTTGTACCCAAACCTTACCGATGATGTTCTAAGCAAGTTGATAGGGTATGCGGTTGACTTCGCAAAAAAAAGAAACCTCAATTTTGAACCTGCAAATATAACATCGTTAGATGAAGCTTTATCAGCATTACTCGACTTATCAAAGCGGCAGTTTTACAAGGGTGAGACACGCGCTGCCGCAGGAAATAAATTTATCGATTTCACCAAGTCAGCGTTATGCAGCAATTTTACCCGCGTTCGGGGCAGTGCGGGTAAGGTCTTTGTAATTGATCAGGAATATTTATTATTGCTCACCAACTTGGCTATTGGCGAGCAAGGTAAATTGCGATTACATGAGTTAATTATTGAATTTCAAAAGCGTGGTGTATTTTTCGACCGAGAAAGCCAAACAGCCTTGGTAGAGTTTTATGAGCGACTGGGTAATGTTGAGCGTTTAAGTGATAGTGGGGATGCAGTGTATGTCAAAGCTACAATATGA